Proteins from a genomic interval of Gluconacetobacter diazotrophicus PA1 5:
- the dapA gene encoding 4-hydroxy-tetrahydrodipicolinate synthase: MFKGSITALITPMNDDGSLDFSGFGRFVDWQVTEGSSGVVPVGTTGESPTLTHEEHARIVEYTVQVVAGRIPVIAGAGSNSTAEAVGMARHAKSVGADGVLVVAPYYNKPTQEGLYRHFMTVADATDLPLIIYNIPGRSVVDISVETMARMAQHARIVGVKDATANLLRPLQVRRAIRHKPFTQLSGEDGTVVSFLAAGGEGCISVTSNIAPRLCAELHRAWQDGRVADAMAIQDRLSAVHDALFCESNPGPVKYAASLLGLAGETCRLPLAPLAEDSRMRVREALTGAGLLN, from the coding sequence ATGTTCAAGGGTTCGATCACGGCCCTGATTACGCCGATGAACGACGACGGATCGCTGGATTTTTCGGGCTTCGGTCGCTTTGTCGACTGGCAGGTCACCGAAGGGTCGTCCGGCGTGGTCCCGGTGGGCACGACGGGCGAGAGCCCGACCCTGACCCACGAGGAACATGCCCGCATCGTCGAATACACCGTCCAGGTCGTGGCGGGCCGGATCCCGGTCATCGCGGGCGCCGGATCGAACAGCACGGCCGAGGCCGTCGGCATGGCGCGGCATGCGAAGAGCGTGGGCGCGGACGGCGTGCTGGTCGTGGCGCCGTACTACAACAAGCCGACGCAGGAAGGGCTGTATCGCCATTTCATGACGGTGGCCGACGCCACGGACCTGCCGCTGATCATCTACAACATTCCCGGACGGTCGGTCGTCGATATCTCGGTCGAGACCATGGCCCGCATGGCGCAGCATGCGCGCATCGTGGGCGTCAAGGACGCGACGGCCAACCTGTTGCGCCCGCTGCAGGTGCGCCGCGCGATCCGCCACAAGCCGTTCACCCAGTTGTCGGGCGAGGACGGGACCGTGGTGTCGTTCCTGGCCGCCGGAGGGGAAGGGTGCATCAGCGTCACCTCGAACATCGCACCGCGCCTGTGCGCGGAACTGCATCGCGCCTGGCAGGACGGGCGGGTGGCCGACGCCATGGCCATCCAGGACCGGCTGTCGGCGGTGCATGATGCCCTGTTCTGCGAGAGCAATCCGGGCCCGGTGAAATACGCCGCCAGCCTGCTGGGCCTGGCCGGCGAGACCTGCCGCCTGCCGCTGGCCCCGCTGGCCGAGGACTCCCGCATGCGGGTGCGTGAGGCGCTGACCGGCGCGGGGCTGTTGAACTAG